The Streptomyces collinus DNA segment GGCACCAGCCAAAAGGCCCCGGACCGATCATGGTCCGGGGCCTTTGACATCTACTTCTGACATCAACGCGGGCGGTCACTCGCGGATGCGGCGTCTCCTGAGCAGGCGGTCCATGTGGCTCATGGCTTCGCGCTGCGTGTCCTGGACGACGTGGGTGTAGGCGTCCATCGTGATGCTGATCTGGCTGTGCCCGAGGATCTCCATCTCCACGCGGGGCGCGACTCCGGCCGCCGTGAGGAGGGTGGCCGTCCCGTGGCGAGCGTCGTGCAGCCGGATCACGCGGAGGCCGGCGGACTCGGCGACGCGGGTGAAGGAGCGGTACAGGTTGCGCGGCTCGACGGGGCGGCCGGTTCGGGTGGCGAACACGTTGTCCGACTCCTGCCACCTCTCCCCCGCTTTGGCGCGAGCGTTCGTCTGCCGTAGGCAGTGCCAGCGCAGGGGCGCGATGCAGAGGGCGGGCAGAGGGACTGCGCGACGACGGCGGCTCTTGGGGTCGTCGTCGTACAGGACGCCACGGCGGCGCTGGACCTGGTGGCGGACGTACAGGACACGGTTGTCAAGCCCCGGCTGCGCTCCGCTCCGCCGGGCGCGCTTCCCGGCTCCGCTCCGGGCGCCGCTCCTGCCTTCGGCCCGCTCCGCCCGGGCTGCGCCGACGTGCGCCCACATGTGAAACAGGCCGGGTCATGAGTCGAGACCGCAGAGCGCGGCAACACTCAAGGCATGCCTCCGGCGGGGGCGCTCAGGCTCCGAGATGGCGGGGGCGCCGCTTGCGAGTGCCCCCGCCGGAGTAGTGGCGTGCGCGGGGAGCTCCCATCCCGTCTGCCATCGACCCAGGCAGAGCCGAGCAGACGCGGCCCCTGTCGTCCAGGTCGTTCGTACAGTGGCGCGCTCCGCCTGGACGCCAGGAACCACGCCCGCTCCACGGTGTGTGGGTCGACGGCAGACGGGATGGGAGCTGGGGTGAGCGGTGGGCAAGGAGGGGGTGGCCAGGTAACCGGCCTGGTCACAGCGCCACGAAGATCAGCCGATACGCTCCCGGTCATGACGGCATCTCCGACGGGCTCCGAGGCAGTCCGCCCGACTGCACTGGGTGGCGTCTCCTTGGCCTCGCTGGGTGTCTTCCTCCTTACCTGGGCGCTCTGCTGGGTGAACGCGTACGTCGTTAATGACGACCTGCCGAACACCTGCGGCGACTTGCGTCGGCAGAGCTTTCCGCCGGAGGTGGCATGCGCGTCAGCGGACGGCACGCTCACGGGTGCGAACGCTGGCTGGGTCGAGGCCCTGTTCTTCGCCTCGCTCGTGGTGTTCGTGCTGCTCGCGAGCATGGTGCTGGCGCTCGCGTCCGTCCGCAGGAAGTGACGCGTACGGCCCAGATCCCGTGCCCCAGCCGTGCCCGATCGAGCGGGGAACACCGGGGAGCGTCGGGCACTCACGGCCTGTTCTCGCAGGCCAAAGGAACTTTCCCTGCGGCCGGGGCAAGGTCGACGACCCCCCTCATGAGGACCTGAGGTCAGTTGTAGACGTTGAATTCGGCGACTGACCACCAACTACGCGCAACATTGCCGGTATTGACGACCTTGATGTAGCGAGCTGTTTGCGTCGGGAAGGAGATCAGGTGGACTCGCTGGCCGTCCGCTACGGAAGAGACCTTGGTCCAGTCGGTTCCATCCGTGGACACGTGTACGTCTGCGCTCCGCGCGTAGTCGCTTACGCTGGCGCCGACATCCAGCACGATCTTGTCGAAGGTCTGCGTCTGCGCCATGTCCACTTGGATCCAGAGACCGTCGTACTGCCCTGTCCCGGAGCTGTATCGAGTGTCGGAATTACCGTCGAGCATGTTTCCGGGTGCATCCCACTGGCTTGCATCCGAGGCCGTTGCGGTCCAGCCTGTGCGTGGCAGCGCGGGGCCCAGGTCGATGACGTCGAACGATGCTCCGCCTGCGTCCGCTCCGCCGGCTCCCTTCACGGAGACCTTGACCTTCCCCGCCGGCATCCCCTTGGGAACGTAGGCGGTGATGCTCGTGTCCGACCAGGTGTCTATTTCGGCATAGCTCGATCCGAAGTAGACCGTACCCAGCCCCTGTGAGTCACCGAAACCAGAACCGCGGATCGTGAACTTGGAGCGCGGCGTGCCTCGTTCCGGCTTCAGATCGCCGAAGGCCGGCGAGGGGAGGCTCGACAGCTTCCTGGTGGTGAACATCGCCGAGGTGCCGGCCGGCAGCGTATAGGTGTACGAACCGTCGTCGGACGTCTTGAAGCTCTTGCTGTCGGTGGTCCCGTTGAAGACCGCGGTGACCTGCTCCCCCTTCTTGCTGGTCCAGGTCTTCAGTCGGAGGCCGTTCGATACCGCTGTCGGAGCCGTGATCGAGCCGGTTCCGCGTGCGGACCCGTACACCTCGATGTCGCCGATGGCCCACCAGAATCCGGATGCCGCAGTACTGACGATGCGAATGTACTGCGCCGTTCGGGTCGGCAGTGCGACGGCTATCTTCCCGATGGCCCCGCTGCCGCTCGCGATCGCGCTGCCCCAGTCGACACCGTCGTCGGAAACGTAGATCTGGTACTTCGTGACGTAGTCGAACGAGTTGTTCACGCCGGTGTCGAAGACGATCTTGTTGAAGCTCGTGGGGCTCCCCAGGTTGATTTGGAACCAGTCGCCGCTCGTCGTCCCGTGCCCGAGGCTCCACCTGGTGTCGATGTCGCCGTCGATCGCGTTGGCCGCCACACCCCAGTCCGGCTGTGCGGAAGCCGTGGCGGTCCACTTGCCGCGGCTCAGTGCCCTTCCTGTCGTCCGGACGGAAGCTCCGATCGGCAGGGAGTAGGTGACCAGCTTGTCTCCGGTGCGAACGGTGTTCTGGTGGGGCAGCAGTGCCGGGTCGTACGTGACGGTGACCGGACCGGACGCCGACGTGAACGTGAAGTCGTGTGTCGGGTCCGAGACCTTGGCTGCCGCGGGGGTGTGGCCGCTCCGCGAGGGTCCGGAGTACGTGAAGGTGACGGCGTCGCCGGCGTTCAGGATGTAGTCGAACGAGTGCGTCCCGTCCGCGACACTGAAGGTCCTCGCCGTCTTTCCCGAGTTGTGTGCGATCAGGACCTTCGATCCGTCCGGGTTCCGGAACGCGACGTTTTCTATGCTGCCTTCCCCGAAGGTGTTCGAGTAGATCCGGCGCGCTCCGGGCTTGACGAACCTGCTGGCGTGGGCGAGGGCGTGGTAGTCCACGTTGTAGGACACCCGCCCGCCGTCCGGATCGATGGTGAGCAGGCCCCGAAGCATGGGTATGCCGGCCGTGTCGCTGTTGAGTGGGCCCCGGTCGGGGTCGAGTGCAATGTTCCACAGCATCACCCCGTTCGCCCAGTTGCGCGTCCCGTTGATGATCCACGTACCCAGTGCTTCGCTGAACGCCGTCTGGTTGCTGTCCTGCCACACGCCTCCGGTGGCTTCCGTGATGAAGGTTTCCTTGCTCGGGTAGTCGTTGTGGACCACCGTCTGGTAGGTCGGGTTGCCGCTGTAGATGTGCCATCCGGTTCCCGCGGTGTACTTGGAGGCTGCGGGGTCGCTGAAGATCGTCTCCGGGTACGAGGGCACGTCCCAGTTGTGGTCCCAAGCCAGGATCTTCGTGGAGATTCCGTTGGCTTCGAACGCCTTGCCGATCTTATTGATCAGCTCGGCTTCCTGGTACGCGGACAGGAACATTCCGGGCCAGGTCGGAGTACCCATGGGTTCGTTCTGCGGGGAGATGTAGGAGATGGGCACGCCGGCTTCGCCATAGGCCCGCACGAACTTGACGAAGTAGTCGGCGAGCGCGGAGACGTACTCGCTCTTGAGGGTGCCTCCGATCATGGAGTCGGAGGTCTTCATCCAGCCTGGTGGGCTCCACGGGTTGGCCATGACCTTGAGGGACGGGTTGAGTGACAGGGCCTGCCGCAGGGCCGGAATGATGTACGGAACGTCATGCTTGACGGAGAAGTTGGACAGCGTCGGGTCTGTCTGGCCGGCGGGCATGTCGTCGTAGGAGTAGCTTCCGGACGCGTTGAAGTCCGTAGCGCCCATCGGAGAGCGGAGCAGGCTGAGGCCGATTCCCTTCGAGGGATCGAAAAGCTTCCTCATGAGCTTGGTCCGCTCGGCAGAGGACAGCTTGTCGATGAGCCAGGCGGAGGAGTCGGTCATGGCCGCGCCGAAGCCGTGGACCTTCTGGTATTCGACGCTGTCGTCGATCCTGATCGTCAGCGGATTGGTCGTCCTCCTCGCCTTGAACAGCACATCGTCCTGGTCGGCGACCCACTTGTCGGCCGATACGTCCGTCAGCCACACACGCACGGAGTTGTCACGTGTGGCCTGCTTCAGCGGCGGGGCGGCGACGGCATTCCGGGAAACCTGGCTCCACGCGGCGGCGACACCGACCGCGGTGGCCAGGAACCGGCGACGTCCGAGACCATACGATTTCATGGAAGATCCTCCTTCGGA contains these protein-coding regions:
- a CDS encoding discoidin domain-containing protein, whose protein sequence is MKSYGLGRRRFLATAVGVAAAWSQVSRNAVAAPPLKQATRDNSVRVWLTDVSADKWVADQDDVLFKARRTTNPLTIRIDDSVEYQKVHGFGAAMTDSSAWLIDKLSSAERTKLMRKLFDPSKGIGLSLLRSPMGATDFNASGSYSYDDMPAGQTDPTLSNFSVKHDVPYIIPALRQALSLNPSLKVMANPWSPPGWMKTSDSMIGGTLKSEYVSALADYFVKFVRAYGEAGVPISYISPQNEPMGTPTWPGMFLSAYQEAELINKIGKAFEANGISTKILAWDHNWDVPSYPETIFSDPAASKYTAGTGWHIYSGNPTYQTVVHNDYPSKETFITEATGGVWQDSNQTAFSEALGTWIINGTRNWANGVMLWNIALDPDRGPLNSDTAGIPMLRGLLTIDPDGGRVSYNVDYHALAHASRFVKPGARRIYSNTFGEGSIENVAFRNPDGSKVLIAHNSGKTARTFSVADGTHSFDYILNAGDAVTFTYSGPSRSGHTPAAAKVSDPTHDFTFTSASGPVTVTYDPALLPHQNTVRTGDKLVTYSLPIGASVRTTGRALSRGKWTATASAQPDWGVAANAIDGDIDTRWSLGHGTTSGDWFQINLGSPTSFNKIVFDTGVNNSFDYVTKYQIYVSDDGVDWGSAIASGSGAIGKIAVALPTRTAQYIRIVSTAASGFWWAIGDIEVYGSARGTGSITAPTAVSNGLRLKTWTSKKGEQVTAVFNGTTDSKSFKTSDDGSYTYTLPAGTSAMFTTRKLSSLPSPAFGDLKPERGTPRSKFTIRGSGFGDSQGLGTVYFGSSYAEIDTWSDTSITAYVPKGMPAGKVKVSVKGAGGADAGGASFDVIDLGPALPRTGWTATASDASQWDAPGNMLDGNSDTRYSSGTGQYDGLWIQVDMAQTQTFDKIVLDVGASVSDYARSADVHVSTDGTDWTKVSSVADGQRVHLISFPTQTARYIKVVNTGNVARSWWSVAEFNVYN